From Pongo pygmaeus isolate AG05252 chromosome 1, NHGRI_mPonPyg2-v2.0_pri, whole genome shotgun sequence, one genomic window encodes:
- the LOC129039595 gene encoding small ribosomal subunit protein eS19-like yields MPGVTLKDVDQQEFVRALAAFLKKSGQLKVPKWVAKHKELALCDENWFYTRAASTARHLYLRGGAGVGSMTKIDGGHQRNGVMPSHFSRGSKSVAHQVLQALEGLKMVEKGQDGGHKLTPQGQRDVDRITGEVAADNKKH; encoded by the coding sequence ATGCCTGGAGTTACTCTAAAAGATGTGGACCAGCAGGAGTTCGTCAGAGCTCTGGCAGCATTTCTCAAAAAGTCTGGGCAGCTGAAAGTCCCCAAATGGGTGGCCAAGCATAAAGAGCTTGCTCTCTGTGATGAGAACTGGTTCTACACACGAGCTGCTTCCACAGCGCGGCACCTGTACCTCCGGGGTGGCGCTGGGGTTGGCTCCATGACCAAGATCGATGGGGGACATCAAAGAAATGGCGTCATGCCCAGCCACTTCAGTCGAGGCTCCAAGAGCGTGGCCCACCAGGTCCTCCAAGCCCTGGAGGGGCTGAAAATGGTGGAAAAGGGCCAAGATGGGGGCCACAAACTGACACCTCAGGGACAGAGAGATGTGGACAGAATCACCGGAGAGGTGGCAGCTGACAACAAGAAGCATTAG